The Benincasa hispida cultivar B227 chromosome 11, ASM972705v1, whole genome shotgun sequence genome has a segment encoding these proteins:
- the LOC120090971 gene encoding uncharacterized protein LOC120090971, with protein MGPQEVSQSDIDLEQGNHRRSVSGSDLSADCSVYFSDADEGSCYSQFFSTNGGSYDEYRFAFVSQPEVGVVSDSRRVSSVSDRSVEVENENGITEIKVHSAKVERDCRICHLGLESNSQESGIPIELGCSCKDDLAAAHKHCAETWFKIKGNKTCEICHSIARNILGPNEVELTEQSNESNNASSTTTVAASIPSSDSQSFWRGHRFLNFLLACMVFAFVISWLFHFNVPS; from the exons ATGGGGCCGCAGGAAGTTTCCCAGTCCGACATTGATTTGGAACAGGGGAATCATCGGCGGTCTGTCAGCGGTAGTGACTTGAGCGCCGATTGTAGCGTCTATTTCTCTGACGCCGACGAGGGTTCGTGTTATTCTCAGTTTTTTTCGACCAACGGTGGCTCTTACGATGAGTATAGGTTTGCTTTCGTTTCTCAGCCGGAGGTTGGGGTTGTTTCGGATTCTCGGCGAGTTTCGTCGGTTTCGGATCGTTCGGTGGaggttgaaaatgaaaatgggatTACTGAAATTAAGGTGCATTCAGCTAAAGTAGAGAGAGATTGTAGGATTTGTCATTTGGGTTTGGAGAGTAATAGCCAAGAATCTGGAATCCCAATCGAATTGGGTTGTTCATGCAAGGATGATTTGGCTGCTGCTCACAAGCATTGTGCTGAAACCTGGttcaaaatcaaaggaaataA GACATGTGAGATTTGCCATTCCATTGCACGGAATATTCTCGGACCAAACGAGGTTGAGTTAACAGAGCAATCTAATGAATCCAACAACGCCTCCTCGACAACTACAGTTGCTGCATCAATTCCTTCATCAGACAGCCAAAGCTTCTGGCGTGGGCATCGGTTTCTGAATTTTCTACTTGCTTGCATGGTCTTTGCTTTTGTTATATCTTGGCTGTTTCACTTCAATGTGCCCTCGTAA
- the LOC120090970 gene encoding phosphatidylinositol:ceramide inositolphosphotransferase 1-like: MNLYIGREASKVWKRFCAEISTEISLLIENWKYLLGGLIFQYIHGVAARGVHYIHRPGPILQDVGFFLLPELGQDKAYLSETLFTFIFLSFVAWSFHPFILKSKRIYTVLLWCRVLAFLVGCQILRILTFYSTQLPGPNYHCREGSRLATLPPPDNAYEVLLMNFSGVLYGCGDLIFSSHMIFTLVFVRSYQKYGTQRFIKQLAWLLAVTQSLLIIASRKHYTVDVVVAWYTVNLVVFFVDKKLPELPDRTNGVALLPLSTKERDTKTRDESHKLLNGNSVDPTDRRQRTQVNGKIPEDGNAVHVNTTMNGA, from the exons ATGAATCTTTACATTGGTCGCGAAGCGTCAAAG GTATGGAAAAGATTCTGCGCAGAGATTAGTACGGAGATCAGCCTTCTTATCGAGAATTGGAAGTACCTTCTTGGTGGACTTATTTTTCAG TACATACATGGAGTTGCTGCTCGAGGAGTTCACTACATACATCGGCCAGGTCCAATTCTTCAGGATGTTGGTTTCTTCCTTCTCCCT GAGTTAGGACAGGACAAAGCTTACCTCAGTGAGACTCTTTTCACATTCATATTTCTATCCTTTGTTGCG tGGTCTTTTCACCCTTTTATTCTCAAGAGCAAAAGGATCTATACAGTTCTCTTATGGTGCAGGGTTCTAGCATTTTTAGTC GGTTGTCAAATTCTTCGTATCTTAACATTCTATTCTACACAGCTGCCTGGTCCAAACTATCATTGTCGTGAG GGTTCAAGACTTGCCACATTGCCTCCTCCGGATAATGCCTATGAAGTTCTATTGATGAATT TTAGTGGTGTATTATATGGTTGTGGTGATTTGATTTTTTCATCACACATGATCTTCACTCTTGTTTTTGTCCGAAGTTATCAGAAATATGGCACACAAAG ATTTATAAAGCAATTGGCATGGTTGCTTGCTGTGACTCAGAGTTTGTTGATTATAGCATCCCGCAAACATTACACCGTAGATGTTGTGGTTGCATG GTATACTGTTAATTTGGTGGTCTTTTTCGTTGATAAGAAATTACCAG AGTTGCCTGATCGAACAAATGGGGTTGCACTATTACCATTGAGCACCAAAGAGAGAGATACCAAGACCCGAGATGAGAGTCACAAGCTCTTGAATGGGAACTCTGTAGACCCCACTGATAGG AGGCAGAGGACTCAAGTAAATGGCAAGATTCCCGAAGATGGGAACGCTGTCCATGTTAATACCACGATGAATGGGGCCTAG